A single Cannabis sativa cultivar Pink pepper isolate KNU-18-1 chromosome 7, ASM2916894v1, whole genome shotgun sequence DNA region contains:
- the LOC133029192 gene encoding glutamate receptor 2.1-like codes for MGSHSWEETSLVAKIGSEYHIPILSLTNPNLLPMWATQMWPSLIQLSPNNNLNQMKAIASIVQSWEWHQVTLIYEEDSISINDVLPHLSSSLKEVGARISQLVPLPPFFSSSFSITNQLERLKQNQSKVFVVHSSVEFALKLFDKAREMKMMETEYVWITTDSITNFVHSFNASTFSSMQGVLGLKSYFREEEEDDQNPYWQHFYQLFHKKFSSMYPKEYSHEPGMFAAQAYDATRAMALAITTKKFFSSNRKEYEQELLGQILKSVDFHGLSTSTTNHQNIFQIINVVGKGYRELGFWSNEYGFSKTIEGGNINTHKSSLKDLGQVFWPGGDWKTPKGWTIPMNPKPLKIGVPSISLFDKLVNVKEGEDHSLDSAKIFNNITFSGFVINVFDEIVQKLPYHLPYTFIPFNVTYDELVEKIQLKVHNISLY; via the coding sequence ATGGGTTCACATTCATGGGAAGAGACTTCATTGGTAGCAAAGATTGGTAGTGAGTATCACATTCCAATTCTCTCATTAACTAACCCTAATCTACTTCCAATGTGGGCAACTCAAATGTGGCCTTCTCTTATTCAATTGTCACCAAACAATAACCTCAACCAAATGAAAGCCATAGCTTCCATAGTACAATCTTGGGAGTGGCATCAAGTGACTCTAATCTATGAAGAAGATTCAATAAGCATCAATGATGTTTTACCTCATCTATCTTCATCTCTCAAAGAAGTTGGTGCTAGGATTAGCCAACTAGTGCCACTTCCaccttttttctcttcttctttttcgaTAACAAATCAACTCGAAAGGCTCAAACAAAACCAAAGTAAAGTCTTTGTGGTTCATTCATCGGTCGAATTTGCACTCAAATTGTTTGATAAGGCAAGAGAAATGAAAATGATGGAAACAGAATATGTATGGATCACAACCGATTCCATTACTAACTTTGTTCATTCTTTCAATGCCTCAACTTTCTCCTCTATGCAAGGTGTTTTAGGGCTTAAGAGCTATTttcgagaagaagaagaagatgatcaGAACCCTTATTGGCAACACTTCTACcaattatttcataaaaaatttaGCTCTATGTATCCAAAGGAGTATAGCCACGAGCCCGGTATGTTTGCAGCCCAAGCATATGATGCAACTAGGGCAATGGCTCTAGCTATCACCACCAAAAAGTTTTTTTCTAGTAACCGCAAAGAATATGAACAAGAACTGTTaggtcaaattttgaaaagtgtTGATTTTCATGGCTTAAGTACTAGTACTACTAACCaccaaaatatatttcaaattataaATGTGGTTGGAAAGGGGTATAGAGAGCTAGGGTTTTGGTCAAATGAATATGGTTTCTCAAAAACCATTGAAGGTGGCAATATTAATACTCATAAGTCTTCATTGAAAGATTTAGGGCAAGTGTTTTGGCCAGGGGGAGATTGGAAAACTCCAAAAGGATGGACTATACCAATGAATCCTAAACCTTTGAAAATTGGTGTACCAAGTATATCATTATTTGATAAGCTTGTGAATGTGAAAGAGGGTGAGGATCATAGCTTGGACTCAGCAAAAATCTTCAATAACATTACTTTTAGTGGATTTGTAATCAATGTCTTTGATGAGATAGTACAAAAGCTTCCCTATCATTTGCCATATACTTTCATCCCCTTCAATGTCACATATGATGAACTAGTGGAGAAGATTCAATTAAAGGTACataatatatctttatattGA
- the LOC115698114 gene encoding uncharacterized protein LOC115698114 — translation MIQTRFFPKWLLPRNPSKPTSSFSSKSHFNQPIISPSSPSPIVNPILLQPRVVVYDGVCHLCHQGVKWVFKLDKHRKIKFCCLQSETAEPYLSLCGLNRDDVLRRFLFVEGPGVFHQGSNAALRVVSYLPFPYSALSGFRVFPTTIRDSVYDYVAKRRYEWFGKENDCLVLGEKEMLERFIDRDEILGKRKT, via the exons ATGATCCAAACCAGATTCTTTCCCAAATGGCTTCTTCCAAGAAACCCATCAAAACCCACTTcttcattttcatcaaaatcCCATTTCAACCAACCCATTATTtctccttcttctccttctccgATCGTCAACCCAATTCTCCTTCAACCACGTGTGGTGGTTTACGACGGAGTCTGCCATCTCTGCCATCAAGGAGTGAAATGGGTTTTCAAATTAGACAAACACAGAAAGATCAAGTTTTGTTGCCTTCAATCCGAGACAGCCGAGCCTTATTTAAGCCTATGTGGACTCAATCGAGACGATGTTCTTCGTCGATTTCTCTTCGTTGAAGGTCCTGGTGTGTTTCATCAAGGCTCTAATGCTGCTCTTAGAGTGGTTTCTTACTTGCCTTTTCCTTACTCTGCTTTGAGTGGTTTTAGGGTTTTTCCGACTACAATTAGGGATTCTGTGTATGATTATGTTGCGAAACGAAGGTATGAATGGTTTGGGAAGGAGAATGATTGTTTGGTTTTGGGAGAAAAGGAAATGCTCGAACGATTTATTGATAGAGATGAAATTTTGG GGAAAAGAAAAACTTGA
- the LOC115697280 gene encoding probable E3 ubiquitin-protein ligase ZFP1, which translates to MGQRNMLCINQMIEMDQQGQGGYFYPGPAINLGHTPNFQQPNVHTMETASRSSSNFDNQYAPERYDNGVFYGMTQYNGVQHHHHRNLDLNVAAPANVYYTFMPPSSGGGVIPVPLNHSTSDQMQASSSNYGVGGGGGNGISTDEYGRTNHFIDGARGGPCKRKLPEVVPGNYQHFNASATSSSSVPPLNARYPGGVAVSDPSPFPPPQYMGNGVQPIMEVGPQNGSRNRLVAAGMECAVMHDHNNHNHLAQGNYAGQHFQPPSGIWLEQHLSNNSGDGSAQAWNQAPNLSLMHGSNLGYHEAAANTRNSQSVRQPPSVNHHHHTHHALPPPMMGPRNSNSTAASHRFSANSSRSNTTAPPTGIRIYRPHRGVTPDNNALRQQHLPHLRFLHADEVAILELPDLYEVGEFPDHHSDMRLDIEDMSYEELLALGERIGNVNTGLSEDAITSQLKTKPYLSSRMRLNLEEADCQYKEDDCCIICQDEYKNLEKIGILNCGHEYHAECLKRWLLIKNVCPVCKSEALST; encoded by the exons ATGGGGCAGAGGAATATGCTCTGCATTAATCAGATGATTGAAATGGATCAACAAGGGCAAGGCGGCTATTTCTATCCTGGTCCCGCCATCAATTTAGGGCATACACCAAACTTTCAACAGCCAAACGTTCACACAATGGAGACAGCTTCACGGAGTAGCTCAAATTTCGATAACCAATACGCTCCCGAACGATACGACAATGGAGTTTTTTATGGGATGACACAGTACAATGGCGTGCAGCATCACCATCACCGTAATCTTGATCTGAATGTCGCTGCTCCCGCCAATGTCTACTACACATTTATGCCACCATCTAGTGGTGGTGGGGTGATACCGGTTCCTCTAAATCACAGCACCTCTGATCAAATGCAGGCTTCTTCTAGTAATTATGGAGTAGGCGGCGGCGGCGGTAATGGAATTTCTACAGATGAGTATGGAAGAACTAATCACTTTATTGATGGTGCTAGAGGAGGTCCGTGCAAGAGAAAACTTCCTGAAGTTGTCCCTGGAAATTACCAACATTTTAATGCCTCTGCAACCTCGAGTTCTTCAGTTCCTCCTTTGAACGCAAGATATCCTGGCGGGGTTGCTGTCTCTGATCCATCACCATTTCCTCCTCCTCAATACATGGGAAATGGGGTTCAGCCAATAATGGAAGTAGGACCTCAGAATGGTTCAAGGAACAGATTGGTTGCAGCCGGGATGGAGTGTGCTGTGATGCATGATCATAACAACCATAACCATCTTGCTCAAGGAAACTATGCTGGTCAGCACTTTCAGCCACCATCTGGCATATGGTTGGAACAACACTTAAGCAACAATTCCGGTGATGGAAGCGCTCAAGCTTGGAACCAGGCCCCGAATTTATCCTTAATGCATG GGAGCAATCTAGGATATCATGAAGCAGCAGCTAACACTAGAAATTCCCAGAGTGTAAGACAGCCTCCATCAGTAAACCATCACCATCACACTCACCATGCATTACCGCCACCTATGATGGGACCGAGAAATAGTAACTCAACTGCAGCTTCACACAGATTTTCCGCGAATTCCTCTCGCAGCAATACAACTGCTCCACCAACTGGCATCAGGATATACCGACCACATCGAGGAGTCACTCCTGATAACAACGCTTTGAGACAGcaacatcttcctcatttgagATTTCTACATGCTGAT GAGGTTGCCATACTCGAGCTTCCAGACTTATACGAAGTAGGAGAATTTCCCGATCACCACAGTGACATGCGTTTGGATATTGAAGACATGTCCTACGAG GAACTTCTTGCATTAGGGGAGAGGATTGGTAATGTTAATACAGGGCTATCAGAGGACGCCATTACAAGCCAATTAAAGACAAAGCCATATTTATCATCTAGAATGAGATTGAACTTAGAAGAAGCTGATTGTCAGTATAAGGAAGATGATTGTTGCATTATATGCCAG GATGAGTATAAGAATCTTGAGAAGATTGGAATCCTCAATTGTGGACATGAGTACCATGCAGAGTGTTTGAAGAGATGGTTACTTATAAAGAATGTGTGCCCTGTGTGCAAATCTGAAGCTTTGAGCACTTGA
- the LOC115697287 gene encoding protein SAWADEE HOMEODOMAIN HOMOLOG 2, producing the protein MGRPPSNGGPAFRFTPIEVAEMEAILQEHSNSMPGRDVLVGLADKFSDSPDRKGKITVQMKQVWNWFQNRRYAIRAKLSRNPGKLSVSSMPREDPMPMRNMPQSLTAPMPNPSVSGAGRVTSENSVMEFEAKSGRDGAWYDVANFFSHRYLDSGDPEVLIRFAGFGPEEDEWVNVKKHVRQRSLPCESSECVAVLPGDLILCFQEGKEQALYFDAHVLDAQRRRHDVRGCRCRFLVRYDHDQSEEIVPLRKVCRRPETDFRLQQLHAVNEAASAEQQKSNMDSFTVNALRANIPALETAQKQQHHHHHHTTDATLVTPVALSNNNASFAPQASSVLEPKKAETSNAVDAANSNTVPSGGNSGASVSLISNNTVISEDNPTEGK; encoded by the exons ATGGGTAGGCCTCCCAGTAATGGAGGTCCTGCTTTCCGTTTCACCCCTATTGAG GTGGCTGAGATGGAAGCTATTCTACAAGAACACAGTAATTCAATGCCCGGACGTGATGTTCTTGTAGGTCTTGCAGATAAGTTCAG TGATTCACCAGATCGGAAAGGCAAGATTACGGTTCAAATGAAACAA GTTTGGAACTGGTTTCAAAATAGGCGATATGCTATAAGGGCGAAATTAAGTAGGAACCCTGGAAAGTTAAGTGTCTCGTCTATGCCTCGGGAGGATCCAATGCCAATGAGAAATATGCCTCAAAGTTTAACTGCTCCTATGCCTAATCCTTCAG TTTCAGGCGCGGGAAGAGTTACTTCAGAAAATTCTGTAATGGAGTTTGAAGCTAAATCCGGGAGGGATGGTGCATG GTACGACGTTGCTAACTTTTTCTCCCATAGATATCTGGACAGTGGTGATCCG GAAGTGTTGATTCGATTTGCTGGTTTTGGGCCTGAAGAGGATGAGTGGGTCAATGTGAAAAAGCACGTGAGGCAACGCTCTCTGCCATGTGAATCCTCGGAATGTGTTGCAGTCCTTCCTGGAGATCTCATACTCTGTTTTCAG GAAGGTAAGGAGCAGGCTCTTTATTTTGATGCTCATGTTCTTGATGCTCAAAGACGAAGACATGATGTAAGGGGTTGTCGGTGTAGATTTCTGGTGCGCTATGATCATGATCAGTCTGAg gAAATTGTGCCTCTGCGAAAAGTTTGCCGTAGGCCAGAAACTGATTTTCGGTTACAACAACTTCATGCCGTGAACGAGGCAGCTTCAGCAGAGCAGCAGAAAAGTAATATGGAttcttttacagtcaatgctctgAGAGCCAATATTCCTGCTCTCGAAACTGCACAAAAACAacagcatcatcatcatcatcataccaCAGATGCAACATTGGTTACTCCAGTTGCGCTCTCTAATAATAATGCCTCTTTCGCCCCTCAAGCTTCTTCAGTGCTTGAACCGAAAAAGGCTGAAACTAGCAATGCTGTCGATGCAGCGAACTCAAATACCGTTCCTTCAGGTGGCAATTCGGGTGCAAGCGtcagtttaatcagcaacaataCTGTAATCTCCGAAGATAACCCGACCGAGGGTAagtaa